In Pangasianodon hypophthalmus isolate fPanHyp1 chromosome 3, fPanHyp1.pri, whole genome shotgun sequence, a single genomic region encodes these proteins:
- the si:zfos-1056e6.1 gene encoding uncharacterized protein si:zfos-1056e6.1 produces the protein MSGPVAHAENAHVAVWIALKRLDLNDDRVIALREVHIPRGTKMTTVRQIVAHSFRLDVAKVTFKLRNSQGFLIPLNGCIPVNTKQMPYVLEVARYFQHVNAKPRNIALTVINRSLKSRLQSIVRRIERLEELLPQVKQKQNEKMVKDIELLNQKLIFLHKRMQMAESYCWEGMFKRAPLW, from the exons ATGAGTGGTCCAGTGGCTCATGCGGAAAATGCTCATGTGGCTGTATGGATTGCGTTGAAGAGGCTTGACCTTAATG ATGACAGAGTGATAGCTCTGAGAGAAGTTCACATTCCCAGAGGGacaaaaatgaccacagtgagacag ATTGTAGCTCATTCTTTCAGACTGGACGTTGCTAAAGTCACCTTCAag TTACGAAACAGTCAAGGCTTTTTAATCCCTTTGAATGGCTGTATACCAGTGAACACCAAACAAAT GCCTTATGTCTTGGAGGTGGCCAGATATTTTCAGCATG TTAATGCAAAACCCAGAAACATTGCCCTGACGGTCATAAACAGAAGCTTGAAGTCAAGACTACAGAGTATTGTGAGAAGG ATTGAAAGACTAGAAGAGCTCCTGCCTCAAGTCAAGCAAAAGCAGAATGAGAAAATGGTCAAG GACATTGAACTGTTAAACCAGAAGCTGATATTCCTACACAAAAGAATGCAG ATGGCAGAGTCATACTGCTGGGAGGGAATGTTTAAACGAGCACCACTCTGgtga
- the ppm1g gene encoding protein phosphatase 1G has product MGAYLSKPNTEKTTADGGNQKLSYGLAAMQGWRVSMEDAHNCIPELDEETAMFAVYDGHGGEEVALYCSKYLPDIIKEQKAYKDGKLQKALEDAFLAIDSHITSEEVIKELVQIAGRPQEEVAPEKVADEDDVDNEETALLHEEATMTIEELLVRYGQNLNKSAKKLGQDAPKELEDRDNTHTDKGINGETECGASEADSNGKAKLEETAGGSKMRACRRAAASCGGSSAAGDAPEGEKAGATADAGPSCSSSAAPAPGSAKSKFFEDSDESDEGEEEEEGSDEEDCSEQDGEDSSENEEDDTEEEEEEEEEEDTDEEEEMCLPGMDGKEEPGSDSGTTAVVALIRGKQLIVANAGDSRCVVSERGKAVDMSYDHKPEDELELARIKNAGGKVTMDGRVNGGLNLSRAIGDHFYKRNKNLPPEEQMISALPDVKVLTLNEEHEFMVVACDGIWNVMSSQEVVDFVNEKLKAEGNKTKPLSAVIEELLDHCLAPDTSGDGTGCDNMTCMIVTFSPHTGTNMDENTKKRKPEEQASEENGNDSKKSKTE; this is encoded by the exons ATGGGGGCGTACCTATCCAAGCCCAATACGGAGAAAACCACAGCCGACGGGGGAAACCAGAAGCTGAGCTATGGACTAGCGGCCATGCAGGGATGGCGCGTCTCAatggag GACGCTCACAACTGCATCCCGGAGCTGGATGAAGAGACGGCAATGTTCGCCGTTTATGATGGCCATGGAG GTGAAGAAGTTGCTTTGTACTGCTCCAAATATCTACCAGACATCATAAAAGAGCAGAAAGCATATAAAGATGGCAAACTGCAAAAG GCTCTGGAAGACGCTTTCCTGGCTATAGACAGCCACATCACCTCAGAGGAGGTTATCAAGGAACTTGTTCAGATAGCTGGCCGCCCACAAGAGGAGGTAGCACCAGAAAAAGTagcagatgaagatgatg TGGATAATGAGGAAACAGCTCTTCTGCATGAAGAGGCCACAATGACAATCGAGGAGCTGCTTGTCCGCTATGGGCAGAACCTGAATAAATCGGCCAAAAAGCTTGGACAGGATGCCCCCAAAGAGCTGGAAGACAGAGACAACACTCACACAGATAAAGGCATCAACGGTGAGACAGAATGCGGGGCATCAGAAGCAGACAGCAATGGAAAAGCAAAGTTGGAAGAGACAGCTGGAGGCTCTAAAATGAGGGCATGCAGGAGAGCGGCAGCCTCCTGTGGGGGGAGCTCTGCAGCCGGAGACGCCCCTGAGGGGGAGAAAGCAGGAGCCACAGCGGACGCTGGGccatcctgttcctcctctgCAGCACCCGCACCAGGAAGTGCCAAATCCAAGTTCTTTGAGGACAGTGACGAGTCAGATGAAggggaggaagaagaggagggcAGTGATGAAGAG GACTGCAGCGAGCAGGACGGTGAGGACAGCAGTGAAAATGAAGAGGATgacacagaagaagaagaagaggaggaggaggaagaggacactgatgaagaagaagaaatgtgttTGCCAGGGATGGATGGGAAAGAAGAG CCTGGCTCAGACAGCGGGACTACAGCTGTAGTGGCTCTGATCCGCGGTAAACAGTTAATAGTGGCTAATGCTGGAGACTCTCGCTGTGTCGTCTCAGAGAGGGGCAAAGCAGTGGACATGTCCTACGATCACAAACCAGAAGATGAACTGGAGCTGGCCAGAATAAAGAACGCAGGAGGCAAAGTGACCATGGACGGCCGTGTCAACGGAGGTCTAAACCTCTCCAGGGCCATTG GGGACCACTTTTACAAGAGGAATAAGAACCTCCCGCCTGAGGAGCAGATGATTTCTGCTTTACCAGATGTCAAAGTACTGACTCTCAATGAAGAGCATGAATTCATGGTGGTTGCTTGTGATGGAATCTG GAATGTAATGAGTAGCCAGGAGGTTGTGGACTTTGTAAACGAAAAATTGAAAGCAGAAGGAAATAAAACCAAGCCGCTGTCTGCTGTTATTGAAGAG CTGCTTGACCACTGCTTGGCACCAGACACATCTGGGGATGGCACAGGCTGTGACAACATGACTTGTATGATTGTCACATTCAGCCCCCACACCGGTACCAACATGGATGAGAACACCAAGAAACGCAAGCCAGAGGAGCAGGCATCTGAGGAGAATGGCAACGACAGCAAAAAATCCAAAACGGAATAG